The genomic stretch GCCGACGATTTTACCGGAGCGACCGATCTGGCCGGATTGCTGGCGCGCAGTGGGGCGCGGGTGTCTTTGCGCATCGGGGTGCCTGAGGGGCCGGTAGAAGATGCCGCGCCGTTCGAGGTGATCGCGCTGAAAATCCGCACGGCCCCTGTGGCTGATGCCGTGGTACAGGCGCGCGCGGCGCAGGGATGGCTGGCGCAGGCAGGGGCAGGGCGGTTTTTCTGGAAGTATTGCTCGACCTTTGACAGCACGGCGCAGGGCAACATCGGCCCCGTGGCCGAGGCGTTGATGGAGGCGACAGGCGCACAGCAGACGATCTATTGCCCCGCTTTCCCCGAGAACGGGCGCACGATTTTCATGGGCAATCTGTTCGTGGGGCAGGTGCCGCTGGCCGAAAGCCCGATGAAGGACCACCCGCTGACGCCGATGCGCGACAGCAATCTGATGCGGCTGCTGGCCCCGCAGGTGACGCGGGATGTCGGGCTGATCGACCGTTTGACGGTGGCGCGCGGGGTCGACGCGCTGCGCGCGGCGCTTGCGCAGGCGGCGCCACATGTGGTGGTGGATGCGGTGGCCGACAGCGATTTATATGTGATTGCCGAGGCGTGCCGCGATGCGGTTCTGATGACCGGTGGCAGTGCGGTGGCGATGCCGCTGCCCGATCTCTACCGCGCGGCGGGGCTGTTGCAGGACGGCGATGCGGCTGCGGCATGGGCGGCTCCGGACGGTCCTGCGCTGGTGCTGTCGGGGTCATGTTCCGCGATGACGCAGGCACAGGTGGCGCGCTATGGCGCTGCCAACCCCAGCTATCAGCTGGACCCGCTGACGCTGGTGCAGGGCGGGGTGCAACCGGTGCTGGACTGGCTGGCCGCACAATCGGGCGCGCCGATGATTTACGCGACGGCCACCCCCGAGGTCGTGCGGGCGGCGCAGGACAGACTGGGCCGCGACAGGGCCGGCGCGGTGGTCGAAGAAGCCTTGGGGCAGATCGCCATTGCCGCACGCAACGCAGGCACGCGCCGGTTCGTGGTGGCGGGCGGTGAAAGCTCGGGCGCGGTGACGCAGGCGCTGGGCGTTGCGCGGCTGGACATCGGCCCCGAGATTGCCCCCGGTGTGCCGTGGTGCGCGGCGGTCAGCGGCGGGCATGACGTGGCGCTGGCGCTGAAGTCGGGGAATTTCGGGACAGAGGATTTCTTTGCCACCGCATTGGAAAGGCTGGCGCAATGAGTGCTGAAACCGACCTGCGCGAACTGATCTGCACGCTGGCCAAATCCCTGTATGATCGCGGTCTTACCGGCGGGTCGTCGGGGAATATTTCGGCCCGTACCGATGACGGCGGGCTGTTGGTGACGCCCACGGGGTCCAGCTTTGGCCGTCTGGACCCTGCGCGCCTGTCGCGGTTTGACGCGCAAGGCACCCATGTGGGCGGGGACAGGCCGACCAAGGAAATGCCCCTGCATTCGGCGTTCTACGAGACACGCAGCACGGCGGGCGCGGTGGTGCATTTGCATTCGTGCCATGCCGTTGCCCTGTCGATGCTTGAGGGCGTGGACCCAGACAATTTCCTGCCACCGCTGACGCCCTATGCGATCATGAAGCTGG from Pseudosulfitobacter sp. DSM 107133 encodes the following:
- a CDS encoding aldolase, with amino-acid sequence MSAETDLRELICTLAKSLYDRGLTGGSSGNISARTDDGGLLVTPTGSSFGRLDPARLSRFDAQGTHVGGDRPTKEMPLHSAFYETRSTAGAVVHLHSCHAVALSMLEGVDPDNFLPPLTPYAIMKLGKVKLLPVFLPGDPAMGDAVRGLAGKRSAVMLANHGPVVAGRDVEAACYAIEELEDTARLALLTHGLPRRPLSDVQINDIVTRFDVDWE
- the otnK gene encoding 3-oxo-tetronate kinase — translated: MSTILGAIADDFTGATDLAGLLARSGARVSLRIGVPEGPVEDAAPFEVIALKIRTAPVADAVVQARAAQGWLAQAGAGRFFWKYCSTFDSTAQGNIGPVAEALMEATGAQQTIYCPAFPENGRTIFMGNLFVGQVPLAESPMKDHPLTPMRDSNLMRLLAPQVTRDVGLIDRLTVARGVDALRAALAQAAPHVVVDAVADSDLYVIAEACRDAVLMTGGSAVAMPLPDLYRAAGLLQDGDAAAAWAAPDGPALVLSGSCSAMTQAQVARYGAANPSYQLDPLTLVQGGVQPVLDWLAAQSGAPMIYATATPEVVRAAQDRLGRDRAGAVVEEALGQIAIAARNAGTRRFVVAGGESSGAVTQALGVARLDIGPEIAPGVPWCAAVSGGHDVALALKSGNFGTEDFFATALERLAQ